CGGTTTGACGTGGCGGGCTTGCGCTTTGCGAATGCCAGCCTGATGCCGGTGCTGTTCCAGTTTCCGCCGGACATGAGCGAAGTGCCTGCCGAGGTGAATCGTCTTAATAATCAGGCGCTGGTGCGTTATTACGAAGCGGAGTGGAAAAATCAGGCGCCGTGATTTTCTGCTGAGCATGGCCGCCGCGGCGTGTTTGCCGGGTTGCGCGCAGCCGCGAGGTGCGCCGGCTGGGCAATTGCTCGCACCGTCCATGGCATTGGGCCACCGGCTGCGCGGTTATGATTTTCCGCCGCCGACGCAAACCCGGCACACCGACATTGCCATCGTCGGCGGTGGGGTGGCCGGTTTGTCGGCGGCATGGCAGTTGCAGCGTTCCGGCATGGGTGACTTTCAGCTGTTTGAGCTGGAATCCGAGGTGGGCGGCAATGCCCGTAGTGGCCGCAATGCCGTTAGTGCATACCCGTGGGGGGCGCATTATTTACCGCTGCCGGGGATAGAGGCTGTGTTCGTGCGCGAACTGCTGGCGGATCTGGGGGTGTTGCAAGGCGATCCTTATGCGTCTGTGCCGCGCTACGACGAGCGCTATTTATGCTTTGCGCCGCAGGAGCGCTTGTATAAAAACGGACTGTGGCAGGAAGGGTTGCTGCCGCAAATCGGTGCGACGAAACAGGATCAGGCGCAGTATCAGCAGTTTTTTCAGTTGATCGCAGCATTTCAGCAACAGCACGGCTCGGATGGACGGCGCGCATTCGCACTGCCGATGGCGCTGTCGTCGCAAGACGTCGAGTTGCTCGCGCTGGATCAACTGTCCATGCGCGATTATCTGCTGCAACAGGGGCTGACCAGCGAGCCGCTGCACTGGTATGCCAATTACGCGTGTCGTGATGATTATGGCACTGATTACCGGCTGGTGTCGGCATGGGCGGGGTTGCATTATTTTGCCAGCCGCGACGGGCACGGCATGCATACCGATAGCGATGAAGTGCTGACCTGGCCCGAAGGTAATGCATGGCTGACTAACCGGTTGCATCAGCGACTGAACGCGCATATTCAGACCAGTGCTTTGGTGCACAG
Above is a window of Sulfuriferula thiophila DNA encoding:
- a CDS encoding FAD-dependent oxidoreductase, with product MAAAACLPGCAQPRGAPAGQLLAPSMALGHRLRGYDFPPPTQTRHTDIAIVGGGVAGLSAAWQLQRSGMGDFQLFELESEVGGNARSGRNAVSAYPWGAHYLPLPGIEAVFVRELLADLGVLQGDPYASVPRYDERYLCFAPQERLYKNGLWQEGLLPQIGATKQDQAQYQQFFQLIAAFQQQHGSDGRRAFALPMALSSQDVELLALDQLSMRDYLLQQGLTSEPLHWYANYACRDDYGTDYRLVSAWAGLHYFASRDGHGMHTDSDEVLTWPEGNAWLTNRLHQRLNAHIQTSALVHRMETGKSGVSIDVFDPTTNQSTRWHSRQLIFAAPAMILPHVWVNPSEGWAAAARQVSYAPWLVANLTVDKPPGDNNGAELAWDNVLYDSPALGYVVATHQNMRVSPAPSVLTYYRSFSDYPPHAARAMLLEKTQAQWAETILRDLFQPHPNLRQHVQRIDVFRWGHAMARPLTGFLQSSARRQLADGQHAQLQFAHADASGFSIFEEANYRGVIAAQNALRRLI